From Virgibacillus ihumii, the proteins below share one genomic window:
- a CDS encoding RluA family pseudouridine synthase yields MKWTIDKKCEGLMIRSYLREIHGFSRKLIKSIKFNGGEILVNGERKTVRHKLTEGEVLAVHFPAEMKSEYMNPEQIPLDIIYEDDDIVVLNKQAGIVTIPSGIHTSGTLSNGLLYHYEKHNIPYTVHIVTRLDRDTSGLLLVAKHRYSHSILSAAQKSGAINRRYKAIIEGQLSDKAGTIRMPIGRKEGSIIERTVREDGKHAVTHYHVLEETSAHSLVNVQLETGRTHQIRVHFSHLDRPLAGDDLYGGSHELMNRQALHCDFLSFKHPVTKKGMEFSIPLTQDMLGVLRQEGMQVLSKLK; encoded by the coding sequence TTGAAATGGACGATAGATAAAAAATGTGAGGGTTTGATGATCCGCTCTTATTTGCGGGAAATTCACGGTTTTTCCAGAAAGTTGATAAAATCGATCAAGTTTAATGGAGGGGAGATCCTCGTAAACGGAGAACGAAAAACGGTCCGGCACAAACTGACGGAAGGGGAAGTCCTCGCCGTTCATTTTCCCGCCGAGATGAAAAGTGAATATATGAATCCAGAACAAATTCCCCTGGACATCATTTATGAAGATGATGACATTGTGGTCTTAAATAAACAAGCAGGAATTGTAACAATCCCATCCGGCATTCATACATCCGGAACGCTCTCAAATGGATTGCTTTATCATTATGAAAAACATAACATTCCGTATACGGTTCATATTGTAACGAGACTGGATCGTGATACGTCTGGTCTGTTGCTCGTTGCCAAACACCGGTATAGCCATTCGATTTTGTCTGCGGCGCAAAAATCAGGGGCCATAAATCGGCGCTATAAGGCGATAATCGAAGGACAGTTATCAGACAAAGCCGGAACAATCCGGATGCCGATTGGCCGCAAGGAAGGATCCATCATCGAACGGACGGTGAGGGAGGACGGTAAGCACGCCGTAACACACTATCATGTACTCGAAGAAACCAGTGCACACTCCTTGGTCAATGTACAACTTGAAACCGGCAGAACACACCAGATTCGTGTACATTTTTCACATCTTGATCGTCCACTGGCGGGTGATGATTTGTATGGCGGATCTCATGAATTGATGAATCGACAGGCGCTTCATTGTGATTTTCTGTCATTTAAGCATCCAGTAACAAAAAAAGGAATGGAGTTTTCCATTCCTCTGACACAGGATATGCTGGGAGTGTTAAGACAGGAAGGGATGCAGGTATTGAGTAAACTGAAATAA
- a CDS encoding nucleobase:cation symporter-2 family protein codes for MKNTFKVGAHGIQHLLAMYAGAVVVPLIIGGALGFNSSELTYLVSIDILMCGVATLLQIMSSRFTGIGLPVVLGCTFTAVGPIIAIGSEFGISAIYGSIIASGLIVMLISGLFGKLVKFFPPVVTGSIVTIIGITLIPVAINNLGGGQGADDFGSLSNIALGFGTLFVIILIYRFSTGFIRSISILLGLTAGTIIAMLIGKVDFTAVQQASYFHIVEPFYFGLPTFEWSAVLTMTLVAIVSLVESTGTYFALGDICDKDLNEKDLTKGYRAEGLASVIGGIFNAFPYTTFSQNVGLIQMSGIRSRKVIMLTGVMLIALGFLPKVAALATIIPKSVLGGAMVAMFGMVVFQGIKILSTVISEKQENSMIIACSTGIGLGVTVAPELFAQLPSGFQILTSNGIVAGSLTAIALNIVFNMLPEKRQNDVKVLYEKEA; via the coding sequence ATGAAAAATACCTTTAAAGTAGGTGCTCATGGCATTCAGCATCTATTGGCAATGTATGCAGGAGCAGTTGTCGTACCGCTGATTATTGGCGGAGCCCTCGGTTTCAATTCAAGTGAACTGACATACCTTGTATCCATTGACATTTTAATGTGCGGGGTCGCCACGTTATTGCAAATTATGAGCAGCCGGTTTACCGGTATTGGCTTGCCTGTCGTTCTCGGCTGTACATTTACAGCTGTTGGGCCAATTATTGCCATTGGCAGTGAATTTGGCATTTCAGCAATTTATGGATCCATTATTGCATCCGGATTAATCGTGATGCTGATTAGTGGTTTGTTTGGAAAGCTTGTGAAATTTTTCCCGCCGGTTGTAACCGGGTCCATCGTAACGATCATTGGAATCACCCTCATTCCGGTAGCCATCAATAATTTAGGTGGCGGACAGGGTGCTGATGACTTTGGTTCACTATCAAACATCGCACTTGGATTTGGAACGTTATTCGTTATCATTCTTATTTATCGTTTTTCCACCGGATTTATTCGATCCATTTCTATTTTGCTGGGACTGACAGCAGGCACCATCATTGCCATGCTTATTGGAAAGGTTGATTTTACCGCTGTTCAGCAGGCATCCTATTTTCATATCGTCGAACCTTTTTATTTCGGTCTGCCAACATTCGAATGGTCGGCTGTACTGACCATGACGCTGGTGGCCATTGTTTCACTTGTGGAATCAACCGGAACTTATTTTGCACTGGGGGACATCTGCGATAAAGATTTAAACGAAAAAGACCTTACGAAAGGGTATCGGGCCGAGGGACTTGCATCGGTAATTGGCGGTATTTTCAATGCATTCCCATATACTACTTTTTCGCAAAATGTCGGATTAATTCAAATGTCAGGTATCCGTTCACGGAAAGTTATCATGCTTACCGGGGTTATGCTGATCGCCCTGGGATTTTTGCCAAAAGTCGCAGCACTGGCCACGATTATTCCGAAATCCGTTTTAGGCGGTGCAATGGTTGCGATGTTCGGGATGGTCGTTTTCCAGGGAATTAAAATTCTCAGTACCGTTATTAGTGAAAAGCAGGAAAATTCCATGATTATCGCCTGCTCGACAGGAATTGGCCTTGGGGTAACAGTAGCTCCTGAATTATTTGCCCAGCTTCCCTCGGGCTTCCAGATTTTAACGAGCAACGGAATTGTGGCGGGAAGCCTGACAGCAATAGCACTGAATATCGTATTCAACATGCTCCCTGAGAAGAGGCAGAACGATGTAAAGGTATTATATGAGAAAGAGGCATAA
- a CDS encoding xanthine phosphoribosyltransferase, translating into MNALKEKILQDGKVLSDSVLKVDAFLNHQIDPQLMKEIGEEFAERFQRQGITKILSIESSGIAPAVMTGLVMNVPVIFARKRKSLTLSDNLYISNVYSYTKNESNDISVSRDFINSEDTILIMDDFLANGQAAMGLIDIVQQSGAAIAGIGIVIEKGFQPGGKLIQEHGIQVESLANITSLKNRKVTFLEEVDSK; encoded by the coding sequence ATGAACGCATTAAAGGAAAAAATTCTACAGGATGGAAAAGTGTTATCGGACAGTGTTTTGAAAGTGGATGCGTTTTTGAACCACCAGATTGATCCGCAATTAATGAAGGAAATTGGTGAAGAATTTGCAGAAAGGTTTCAGAGACAAGGAATTACAAAAATTTTGTCAATCGAATCTTCCGGAATTGCACCGGCTGTGATGACTGGTCTTGTCATGAATGTTCCGGTTATTTTCGCCCGCAAACGCAAGTCCTTAACGTTATCAGATAACCTTTATATATCCAATGTTTATTCCTATACCAAAAATGAATCCAATGATATATCTGTTTCTAGAGATTTTATTAACAGTGAGGATACTATTCTGATAATGGACGACTTTTTGGCAAATGGACAAGCTGCGATGGGATTGATTGATATTGTCCAACAATCCGGGGCAGCAATTGCCGGAATTGGAATTGTGATTGAAAAAGGCTTTCAGCCGGGCGGGAAGCTGATACAGGAGCATGGAATTCAGGTGGAGTCGCTTGCAAACATCACATCATTGAAAAACAGGAAAGTGACATTTCTTGAGGAGGTTGATTCGAAATGA
- the prpE gene encoding bis(5'-nucleosyl)-tetraphosphatase PrpE yields the protein MKLDIIGDVHGCMQELHHLFVKMNYNNSQDSYVHPEGRMPVFVGDITDRGPYSVTLIRLVYEMVIVRKTAKYVPGNHCNKLYRYFLGNNVQERHGLETTVAEYKALPATEQTEVRKKFIELYEDAPLYLVLPEANVVIAHAGIKESYIGRTDKQVKTFVLYGDITGKFHPDGRPIRRDWAQHYHGDRWIVYGHTPVKEPRIIGKTINIDTGCVFGNELTAFRLPEEEVVSVPSEQPLHEEKFHYSSE from the coding sequence ATGAAATTGGACATTATCGGTGATGTGCATGGATGCATGCAGGAGCTCCATCATCTGTTTGTGAAAATGAACTACAATAATAGTCAGGACTCCTATGTTCATCCCGAGGGAAGAATGCCGGTTTTTGTAGGCGATATAACTGATCGCGGTCCGTATTCCGTAACATTGATCCGGCTCGTTTACGAGATGGTCATCGTCCGTAAAACAGCGAAATATGTTCCCGGAAATCACTGCAATAAACTTTACCGGTATTTTCTTGGAAACAATGTACAGGAACGCCATGGACTGGAAACGACTGTGGCAGAATACAAAGCGCTGCCAGCAACAGAGCAAACTGAAGTCAGGAAAAAGTTTATCGAACTGTATGAGGATGCTCCACTTTATTTAGTGCTTCCGGAAGCAAATGTCGTTATTGCCCATGCAGGAATAAAAGAATCGTATATCGGAAGAACCGATAAACAAGTAAAAACGTTTGTTTTGTATGGAGATATTACCGGTAAATTTCATCCGGATGGTCGCCCAATAAGAAGAGATTGGGCACAGCATTATCACGGCGATCGCTGGATTGTTTATGGGCATACCCCTGTAAAAGAACCCCGAATCATCGGAAAAACAATCAACATTGATACCGGATGTGTTTTCGGAAATGAATTAACTGCCTTTCGCCTGCCTGAGGAAGAGGTTGTCTCTGTCCCTTCCGAACAGCCTTTACATGAAGAAAAGTTTCACTATTCCTCAGAATAA
- a CDS encoding FtsW/RodA/SpoVE family cell cycle protein codes for MKNRSTLNIDYTLVFIIILLGIVSVFTLHTIAPSLPAKYDGSNFVLKQAMWYIAGGFVILVTMLIDYDRFRQITWIVYGIGVLSLFMLFIGFPPAIVHEANGAVSWFKFPMIGTIQPAEFMKVILVMTIAHVLVSHHDKHPEKMLKTDFWLLIKILVIAVPPMGLVAVQPDLGGFLVLAAITGSMILISGIRWRILFSIFFLAVLVGGSLFAAWYFFSGPISEFLEESLFGHVSSRFYGWLSPEQNYDAGYQLILAMLAIGSGQLAGKGIGDMEVYVPERHTDMIFTAVAEQFGFIGASLVVTLFFLLIYRLIHIALLSNDKYGSYLVTGLVGLFAYQIFQNIGMSIQLLPITGLPLPFISYGGSSTITYLLAIGIALNVHSRTKKYMFDETR; via the coding sequence ATGAAAAATCGTTCAACATTAAATATTGATTATACATTAGTGTTTATTATCATCTTATTGGGGATTGTCAGTGTTTTTACATTGCACACAATTGCCCCATCATTACCCGCCAAATATGATGGGTCCAATTTTGTGCTGAAACAGGCAATGTGGTATATCGCAGGTGGCTTTGTCATTCTGGTTACGATGCTAATTGATTATGACCGATTTCGCCAGATAACCTGGATTGTGTATGGAATCGGTGTCCTGTCCTTGTTCATGCTGTTCATCGGTTTTCCACCCGCGATTGTTCATGAAGCAAATGGTGCGGTCAGCTGGTTTAAGTTTCCGATGATTGGAACCATCCAGCCCGCAGAATTCATGAAGGTCATCCTTGTCATGACAATTGCACATGTGCTGGTCAGCCATCATGATAAACATCCTGAAAAGATGCTGAAAACTGATTTCTGGCTGTTGATTAAAATATTGGTGATAGCAGTACCACCAATGGGTTTGGTTGCTGTTCAGCCAGACCTCGGGGGATTTCTTGTACTGGCAGCCATTACCGGCAGCATGATTCTCATTTCGGGCATCAGATGGCGGATTTTGTTCTCGATTTTTTTCCTGGCAGTTCTAGTGGGAGGATCGTTGTTTGCTGCATGGTATTTTTTCTCGGGACCGATTTCTGAATTTCTCGAGGAATCACTGTTTGGTCACGTTTCGAGCCGTTTTTATGGGTGGCTCAGTCCGGAACAAAACTATGACGCCGGTTACCAGCTTATTCTGGCAATGCTGGCAATTGGATCGGGCCAGCTGGCAGGCAAAGGAATCGGCGATATGGAAGTATATGTTCCTGAACGGCATACCGATATGATTTTCACGGCAGTTGCGGAACAGTTTGGCTTTATTGGAGCCAGTCTGGTTGTAACTTTATTTTTCCTGTTAATTTACCGGCTCATACATATCGCATTGTTGAGCAATGACAAATACGGGAGTTACCTGGTCACGGGACTTGTTGGTTTGTTCGCCTACCAGATTTTCCAGAACATCGGGATGTCGATTCAGCTATTGCCGATCACGGGATTGCCGCTTCCATTCATTAGTTATGGGGGCAGCTCAACGATTACCTACTTGCTCGCGATCGGAATCGCACTCAATGTTCATTCCAGAACGAAAAAATATATGTTTGATGAGACAAGGTGA
- the mgtE gene encoding magnesium transporter, producing MQFQWDELHQFLTSEKIEAFRNDFLEMHPYDQAMFFIEQPKTIRLQIYNFLSPQETADIMENIEMEDIEAYFTEMDPRYAAMVFAEMSTDDAVDILNELEKDKVVSFLTIMDDEASDEIKELLHYEEKTAGSIMTTEFVAIYQTQTVKETMQLLKKEAPEAETIYYLYVLDEDKHLVGVLSLRDLIIANDDVLIEEIMSEKIVSVSVAEDQEEVAQMMRDYDFLALPVVDFQHHLLGIITVDDILDVMDEEASDDYSKLAGVSDMDRPNDSALISAKKRLPWLIILLFLGMLTASLIGRFEETLNKVAVLAIFIPLIAGMAGNTGTQALAVAVRGLATGEYGKQGKWKLIVREGLTGLITGTICGIVITGVIYLWKGEIFLGILVGLSIMATLIVATLAGSLVPIVMDKFHIDPAVASGPFITTINDIISILIYFGMATAFMSFLI from the coding sequence GTGCAGTTTCAATGGGATGAACTGCATCAGTTCCTGACTTCTGAAAAAATAGAGGCATTCCGGAATGACTTTCTCGAAATGCACCCATATGACCAGGCGATGTTTTTTATTGAACAGCCAAAAACGATTCGGTTACAAATATATAATTTTTTGTCACCTCAAGAAACAGCCGATATTATGGAAAATATCGAAATGGAGGATATTGAAGCCTATTTTACTGAGATGGATCCACGATACGCAGCGATGGTTTTTGCTGAAATGTCCACCGATGATGCGGTCGATATATTAAATGAACTGGAGAAAGATAAAGTCGTCAGTTTTCTGACCATTATGGACGATGAGGCATCCGATGAGATTAAGGAATTGCTTCATTATGAGGAAAAAACAGCGGGAAGTATTATGACCACGGAGTTCGTGGCCATTTATCAAACACAAACAGTTAAAGAAACGATGCAATTGTTAAAGAAAGAAGCACCTGAAGCGGAAACGATTTATTATTTGTATGTTCTTGATGAGGATAAGCACCTTGTCGGGGTATTGTCGTTGCGTGATCTGATTATTGCCAATGATGATGTGCTGATTGAAGAAATCATGAGCGAGAAAATCGTGTCTGTTTCCGTTGCCGAGGATCAGGAAGAAGTCGCACAGATGATGCGTGATTATGACTTTCTGGCTTTGCCGGTGGTAGACTTTCAGCATCATTTGCTCGGCATCATTACAGTTGACGACATTCTCGATGTTATGGATGAAGAGGCAAGCGATGATTATTCCAAGCTTGCTGGGGTGTCTGACATGGACCGTCCGAACGACAGTGCACTTATTTCAGCTAAAAAACGTCTGCCATGGCTGATTATTTTGCTGTTTCTCGGCATGTTGACCGCAAGTTTGATTGGACGTTTTGAGGAAACATTAAACAAAGTGGCTGTGCTTGCTATTTTTATCCCGCTGATTGCCGGAATGGCCGGAAATACTGGTACACAGGCATTGGCTGTTGCTGTGAGAGGGTTGGCAACCGGCGAATACGGCAAGCAGGGGAAATGGAAGTTAATCGTGCGGGAAGGTTTAACCGGACTGATTACCGGTACAATTTGCGGTATTGTAATAACTGGGGTCATTTACTTGTGGAAAGGGGAAATTTTTCTGGGAATCCTGGTTGGGCTCTCGATTATGGCAACACTGATTGTTGCAACACTTGCCGGTTCTCTTGTACCTATTGTCATGGACAAGTTCCACATCGATCCGGCCGTTGCATCGGGACCATTTATCACAACTATTAATGATATTATTTCAATCCTGATATACTTCGGCATGGCGACAGCGTTTATGAGCTTTCTGATCTAG
- a CDS encoding CotO family spore coat protein codes for MGQKKYAKSPLLYIHQPTIRTPEAPMQHNYRTPKKGEDSTAASSNDGIGAADAVPRKKAPARRLQKRDNFSKPAEEKINEDSTVATDDSNEKMDPTEDKGGDDRKKFKDMTVRERLDYFLNTPKHVPTMRCEIKTEERKYRGRIVDFQEERVYMQVGRRKSATKIPFDEILEIGLIGF; via the coding sequence ATGGGACAGAAAAAGTACGCTAAAAGCCCTTTGCTTTATATCCATCAGCCGACTATTCGGACACCGGAAGCGCCGATGCAGCATAACTACCGGACCCCTAAAAAGGGTGAAGATTCTACAGCCGCATCATCGAACGATGGAATAGGAGCAGCTGATGCCGTACCAAGGAAGAAAGCCCCGGCACGCCGACTACAGAAACGGGATAATTTCAGCAAGCCTGCCGAGGAAAAAATAAATGAAGATTCCACTGTTGCGACTGATGATTCGAATGAGAAAATGGATCCAACTGAAGATAAAGGGGGAGACGATCGAAAGAAATTTAAGGATATGACAGTGCGCGAGCGTCTCGATTATTTTCTGAACACCCCGAAGCATGTACCGACTATGCGTTGTGAAATCAAAACGGAGGAACGAAAATACCGTGGAAGGATCGTTGATTTTCAGGAGGAGCGGGTATATATGCAAGTCGGCAGAAGAAAATCAGCAACAAAAATTCCATTTGATGAGATTTTGGAAATCGGTCTTATCGGGTTTTAA
- a CDS encoding CotY/CotZ family spore coat protein, whose protein sequence is MGCGKDFDTGNCVCDILKEIVDAQNDVVENCCDTSCERSISDLLGETDNGNGLDTVPLILYCKDGCKPFKGFGACPTNGNGNGGGHVEASFFFRVKKVTDDCCAVIELLRDDEAEGNPHDPFCSDVEDLSATGICLTVDLSCFCHVTCLPAIQAL, encoded by the coding sequence ATGGGTTGTGGAAAAGATTTTGATACAGGAAACTGTGTTTGCGATATCCTGAAAGAAATAGTTGACGCCCAGAACGATGTAGTTGAAAATTGCTGTGACACCAGTTGTGAACGTTCAATCAGCGACTTGCTCGGAGAAACAGACAACGGCAATGGTCTGGACACAGTACCATTAATCCTATATTGCAAAGACGGGTGCAAACCATTTAAAGGATTCGGTGCATGCCCTACCAATGGAAATGGCAATGGCGGGGGTCATGTGGAAGCAAGTTTCTTCTTCCGCGTTAAAAAAGTAACCGACGATTGCTGCGCTGTAATCGAGTTATTGAGAGATGATGAGGCAGAAGGAAATCCGCATGATCCTTTCTGCAGTGATGTCGAAGATTTAAGTGCGACCGGCATTTGCCTGACTGTAGACCTAAGTTGCTTCTGCCATGTAACATGCCTGCCAGCAATTCAAGCACTATAA
- a CDS encoding DUF421 domain-containing protein, producing the protein MENFMPILTDTLFGFAALFILTKVLGKTQIIQLTAFDFIAALVLGELVGNAIFDEKTGITHIAFAVTVAGVLLYVTEFITQRYKASRSFLEGKPSIIIHKGKLIREEMKKNKLDMNQLQHMLRAKEAFSIQEVQYAILETDGTVSVLKKSAYQTPTNKDMNIRPGSVMLPMMIINDGEVLWDNLAEAKLTKEWLQQQLKQQEIDSVKEIFYAEWIDGQKNLFIMPFKHKGYK; encoded by the coding sequence TATGCCGATACTGACTGATACACTGTTCGGGTTTGCAGCGTTATTTATTTTAACCAAGGTGTTGGGAAAAACACAGATTATTCAGCTGACCGCATTTGACTTTATTGCCGCTCTAGTCCTTGGCGAACTTGTCGGAAACGCTATTTTTGATGAAAAGACCGGCATCACGCACATTGCGTTCGCAGTGACGGTTGCGGGAGTTCTGTTGTATGTCACTGAATTTATAACGCAACGATACAAAGCATCACGTTCTTTCCTTGAAGGGAAACCTTCCATTATCATTCATAAAGGAAAATTGATCAGAGAAGAAATGAAGAAAAATAAGCTGGATATGAATCAACTTCAGCACATGCTGCGAGCCAAGGAAGCATTTTCGATCCAGGAAGTTCAATATGCCATTTTAGAAACAGATGGCACCGTTTCTGTTCTAAAAAAATCCGCATATCAAACACCGACAAACAAAGATATGAATATTCGTCCGGGATCCGTTATGCTGCCAATGATGATTATTAACGATGGTGAGGTTTTATGGGATAATCTTGCCGAGGCAAAATTGACGAAAGAATGGCTGCAGCAGCAATTAAAACAGCAGGAAATTGATTCCGTCAAAGAAATATTTTATGCAGAATGGATTGATGGACAGAAAAATTTATTTATCATGCCATTTAAACATAAGGGTTACAAATAG